In Gemmatimonas aurantiaca, the sequence TACCATCCGCAATCATCATCTCACGGTGGGAGCACGGATTGCCGGCGTGCTGGCCGAACGGCACGGCAATACCGGCCTGGCCGATGGCACGTTGCAGCTCGCGTTTCAGGGCAGCGCCGGCCAGAGCTTCGGCGCCTTCGCCGTGCGCGGCATGCAGCTCACGCTCGACGGCGAAGCCAACGACTACGTGGGCAAGGGTCTGAGTGGAGGCGAGATCGTCGTGCGTCCCTTCCGTCTCGCGCGTTATCAGGGCGCGAGTCATCTCAACATGATTCTCGGCAACACCGTGCTCTATGCCGCCACCGACGGGGTGCTGTGCGCCGCGGGCCAGGCAGGCGACCGTTTCGCCGTGCGCAATTCAGGCGCTTGCGCGGTCGTGGAAGGCGTGGGCAATCATGCCTGTGAATACATGACCGGCGGCGTGGTCGCCGTGCTGGGGCGCGCGGGTCGTAACTTCGGTGCGGGCATGTCCAACGGCGTGGCGTATGTCTTCGACGAAGGGGACACCTTTGCCAGTCGGCTCAATCACGAGATGGTGTTGCTCGCCGAACCGGATGCCGAGGACGACACGTTGCTGTATCTCCTGCTGCGGCTGCATCTGGCCCGCACGGAAAGCGCGCGGGCCCGCTGGCTGCTGGACGACTGGGATCATCAACATGTGCACTGGCGCAAGGTGAAGCCGCGTGGTGCCGCCGAGCATGTCTCACGCATCAGGGATCAGTGGATCACCCGCCTGCGCGCACGGGTCTCAGCCGAGCAAGGCGGCAGCGCGCTCGGCGATCGTCGAAGTCGGGTCGTCGAGCAGCCCTCGTAACACCGGATCGGCGGCCGGGCGATGTCCGGCCGCCAGAGCCGCCATGGCCGCGAGACGGATCTGATAGTCATCGGCCGTCTTCGCCTCCATGGTGACGAACGCTTCCAGCCGGCCACGGGCCCGGGGTGTGGGTACGTGCGCGAGCGAGTGGATCATCTCCAGCTGGAACTCGAGCGTGCTTTCCTCCTCGAGCGCCAGCAGCATGCGGTCGGCCAGCGGATCGGACTCCGGCGAGGCAAAGACGATGGCCAGTGCACGATTGCGCACATCGCTGGACGGATCGGTGAGCACCGATTCGAGACTGGCCGTGGCGACCGGTCCGCCAATGCGCCCGAGCGCCACTACGGCGGCCGCACGCACCCGCGCGTCCTCGTGTCGCAACAGTTTGCTGAGATCGGGGATCATGGCAGGAGAACGACTCTCACCGAGCAGACCCGCGGCATTGCGAACCACATACCACATGGCGTGGTGGCAATGCGCACGCGCCACCTCGGCAATGGCCGGATGCGCGGCGGCCGCATCGTAGAGCAACCGACGCTCCGCCATCTCGGTGGATCCCATCAACTGCGTGAAGATCGCGCGCGCACCGGCCACACCGGCGCGCCGGAGCAACACCTGCACCCGATCGCGATCGGCGGGCACGTCCACCAGCTGTTCCACCGCCAGCACGAGGGCATCGCGCGTGGCCGCCTCCGCATAGCGACGCGGGTCTTCGATGCGCTCGAGCAGCCGGCACACCTCGGCCGCATCGTCCCGTGCCACGGCGGCGGCCACGGCGTGCACCAATGCGGTCGACACATCGGGCTCATCGCTGGCCGGTGATGCCGGCACATGCACCGATGCAGCGGGCGGAGGCTGTCGTATGTCCGCTCGTGTATCCGGGTGCGCATCCGGTCGAGGCGCTGCATGCGGGACGTCCGGCGCGGTCGGAGTCGGCCACGCCGCCGGTTCGACGACGTGCATCCCCGGAGGCGTGGGACGCGGTGAAAGACCGCGGACGTGCAGGCGGGCATTCCAGATGGACAACGCATCCGCCGTCTCGAGAATGCCTCCTCTCACCGAAGAGGAAGGACCGGTCAGAATGCCGGCCAGCTTGATGAATTCGGCGTCGGTGACCGTCGCCGCGATATCGATGGCTTCGAGATCGTGAGCGCCGAACACCTCCCGCAACAAGACGAGCGCGTTCCCGACGGCCGACGGCACCTCCTCGCCAGCAGCATCGGCACGCAGCGTCACACTGCCCACGCGGGCAAGCGCACACAATCGCTGCACGCTGGCGAGAACATCCGACATCGGCGCCTTGTCGCGAAGCTGGGACAGCAGCAACGCAAAAGCCGCGGCGTACACGAACTCGAAAGGCAGGGAACGACTCCGGCAGTGATGAACGACAGACCTTGTGAATGCCAATATTCGGAGTGTCGGCTCATGGGCGCCAGAGCTGCAGTGAGTCGCGACATGGCAACGGGATCTTCGGGAAAATGCCGAAGATCCGGACCATCATCGTGGATCGGCGTGGATCAGTTCACACGCCGCGGTTCAGATCGGCGCTTCGAGATAAAAATCGCTGCGCCATCCCTTGAAGGGATAGAGACCCTTCGCAATGTCGAATCGCAGCAACCCGTCCAGCAGACCAAGACCGATCCCGGCGCCACGCTGGGGCTGAATCTGCCCGAATGTCTTGCGGCTGCCTGCCCATCCGATGTCGAAGAATGTCACCGGACGGAATGCCCCGAAACGTGTTCCCACTTCCGCACGGGTGAGCCAGTACGCGTCGCCACCCTGCGTGCCCGGCAACTGACCGCGCACGGTGCGAAGTCCGCCCACCATCCAGCTGCGCTGCGCCGGCACCCGTCCCATGGAACTGCCGATGGCGCCGGTCAGTGCCACGGCCGTCGGCCCCAGCGGTCGCGAAATCGTGCTTTCGATGGACCCGCGCGCGTATTCGAAGGTGCCCGTGGCCGCCTCCGCCCGCGCGATGCCGGTGAGACGCAGGCCTCGCGGCTGCTCGATGAACAGCCGGGTCACCGTCCCGCTCACACCGGCATAAGCGCCGGGCTCGGCGGCCAGGTTGATCCCGAAACGCCGACCGCCGAGCGCGCGCGCCAACGAGAAGGTGTTGACCACGTCACTGTCACCGGCCGTCCACTGACGTTCCACGAAGAGACCGTATTCGAGCGCACCGCGCCGTTGTTCGCGCTGCTCACGCAACGAGACGCCCATCGCGCGATAGTAGAACCCTTCATCGCGGCCATACAGGAACGCCGGCAATGACGGGCCCAGCGACAGGGCCCCCGCCCATTCGGGATTGAGCGCCGACAGACGATGGTACATACTGGCCGTGACCGTACGCGCGCCGGTGCTGCGGGCCAGCGAGAATTCGCCATTGGCATGCAGATCCGCATGACCAATACGTCCCACGGCGCGTGCGGTGAAGCCCGCGCCAAGCGTCTGCGTGGCCTCGACACCCACCGACAGTCCTTCCACCCGGTTGTATCGCATCAGATCCGATCCGATGCGCACTTTGGGCATCTGCGGAGCCCACGGCGTCTGCAACGACAATCCGAGTGCCTTGACCAGCTCCTCCTGACTGCGCAGGTCGAACAGCTCTCCGTCACCCGCTGTCTCCGACGGCAGCGTCGGCGACTCGCTGAGTCGCTTCATGTCGCATGGCAATTCATACGCGACACGCACCGCGCCCTCATACCGATTTTCGATGCGCGTCCAGGTCGTATCTTTCTCGCATTGCCGGACTTTGGCGGAACCGTACACGGCCGCCTGCACCGAATCACGCCGTTGCCGGCGACGATCGTTCCCGCTGCCCGTGCCCAGCGAGATCTGCGCATTGCTGCCCCCCACATCGACCACCGCCGGGTTGGTCGAGGAATCCGCCGCCAGACGATCGCGGGCGGGCGGGAGGGGCGGCAGCGTGAAGTCGCCGTCCACCGACTCGTAGGTGAACTTCTCGTCCATGCGGAAGGGCACCCGCATGAACATGAAATCCGCGCTGGCCGTGGCGCTGTGCGCGCGCGGCAACCAGAACTTGCCCTGATACAACCCGTATTCGACGGTGATCGCATCCAGACGCGCCTTGGCCGGACGGAACGTGGCGGCCACCCAACGGGGCACTTCGTCTTCATCCGGATCGCGACGGGCCGCGGCCTGGGCACGACGTGTGCTGTCTCTCACGTAGAGATCCCGCGGCAGACGGGCCCGCAGGATGGAATCCCGCACGGGCGCCAGTTCCCTGTCCTCCATCAGTTCACGCGCGGTCTCTTCGTTGGCCACGCTCCAGATGTCGATCTCCGCCGCCATGCGATACGCCGCACGCACGAGCTGGCCGCCATCGATGTCGAACCAGAATGACCCCACGAACGTGCGCCATTCCGGCTTGCGCGCCGTGATCCGCAGTTCGCGCAGATGGATGACCCGATCATTGGCGATGCGGATGTCCACCGAATCACCGGTCTCGTAGCGGTACCACCGCTCGGCGCCACGCGCGAGGGGGTGGATGATGTCGCGTTCGTCCACATCGGTCTTGGCCACGCCAAAATCCGACGAGGGGAACCACAACTGCTCACGGCCGGGGAAATACGGGATGCTGATCGCCGAGACCATGTCCCCGTGCACGTCGGAGGCCATGGGCACCATGAGCCGCGAGCCCTGCGGCTTGATCCACACGCCCACGTCGCGCCGCCAGGAGATCTCGGCCACGTTGTCGCCGCGGAACAGCAGCTTCTCGAGCCCCAGCTTGCGCGCGCCCATGCTCACCGACATGCGCTGGGTCGTCGTGGCCCGGTATGAGCGGAGCGCGCTGTCCTGCCGCTCCCGCGCCTCGCGGGCCTTGAGCAGGATGGTGCGGGCCTCGGGGGAGGCAAATGCCGTCGCGGCCGCCGCATCGGCGAGTGCGGCCCGGGTGGCGCTGTCCCCCGCGCTCAACCGCCGGCTGATCGCCCGGGCATCGCGGGTGGCCTCCCTGACGGCCGCACGCTGGTCGCGCGTGAGAGTGTCCGCCGGCGTCCGGCGGGTGCTGTCACGGCCTGCCCGGGACGACGGGCGCTGCTGCGCCCCGACGGGCAGTGCGGAGAGAGCCACCCCGATCACCAGGGTCACGGAGAGCGACAACGGGGAAGCAGCGAATCGGCGCATGCAGAGGACGTCGGACGGAATACAGAATGGCCACAAACGGCTACCTCTCCCCTACGCGTGGCCGATACGAGCGGTTTCTCTGCCCGAAACGTAACTTCGGTCAGTTCGACCCTGGTTGCCTCACGTTTCAGGAGACTTCGCGTGCCTTTCCTCCCGCCTCTGTTCCGTTCGACCCGCCGGAGCAGCGCCACCATGATGCTCAATGCCCTCGCATTGGCGTCCGTGCCTCTGATCTCCGCCCCGGCCGGTGCACAGCAAGCCGGTTCGACCGCCTCCCCCCCGGCGGCCACCGTGGCCTCCGCCGACCCGCGCCTCGAAAAGCTCAAGGCCGAGGCGCTGCAGATGGTGGAGGCCCGGTCGAAGCAGGTGCAGGAGATCGTGGACATGCTCTTCTCGTTCCAGGAGCTCGGCTTCCAGGAATTCGAGACCCAGAAGTACCTCACCACGCTGCTGCAGAAGGAAGGCTTCACCGTCGAGAAGGGCGTTGCCGGCATTCCCAGTTCGTGGACGGCCAAGTGGAGCTACGGCACCGGTAAACCGGAGATCTCCCTGGGCTCCGATGTGGACGGCATTCCGCAGGCCAGCAGCAAGCCCGGCGTGGGTTACAAGGACCCCATGATCCAGGGCGGTCCCGGCCACGGTGAAGGTCACAACTCCGGTCAGGCCGTCAACATCGTGGCGTCGATCGTCGTGAAGCAGCTCATGCAGCGCGACAAGATCAATGGCACCATCCTGCTGTGGCCCGGTGTCGCCGAAGAGCAGATGGCGGGCAAAGCGTTCCTGGTGCGCGCGGGGCTCTTCAAGAACACCGACGTCACCCTGTTCACGCACGTGGGCAACGATCTCGGCGTCTCCTGGGGTGCGAGTGGTTCCAGCGCGCTCATCTCGGCCGAGTTCAAGTTCCGGGGAGAAAGCGCCCATGCCGCCGGTGCACCGTGGCGCGGCAGGAGCGCCCTCGATGCGGTGATGCTCATGGCGCAGGGCTGGGAGTTCCGCCGGGAACACCTGCGGTTGCAGCAACGCTCGCATTACGTCATCCGCGATGGTGGCGATCAGCCGAATGTGGTGCCCAGCACCGCGAGCATCTGGTTCTATTTCCGCGAGCAGGACTACCCGCGCACGATGGAGCTCTTCGAGATCGGCAAGCGCATCGCCGCCGGCGCCGCGATGATGACCGATACCAAGCTCGACACTGTGAACATCCTCGGCAGCGGCTGGTCGGCGCATTTCAGCAAGCCCATCGCCGAAGCCATGCATCAGAACGTGGTCCGGGTCGGCATGCCCAAGTGGGACGACAAGGACCAGACGCTCGCCAAGGGATTGCAGCGAGAGCTCGGCTCACCCGACTTCGGTCTGTCGGAGCAGGTGAACACGCAGTTGCGCGGAGCACCCACGCCAGTGAACTGGACCGGCGGCGGCTCCGACGACATCGGCGACGTGGCGTGGAACATGCCCACGATCACGCTGCGGTATCCGTCCAATATTCCGGGCCTCCCGGGACACAACTGGGCCAACGCCATCTCCATGGCCACGCCCATCGCGCACAAGGGCGCGCTCGCGGGCGCGAAGGTGCAGGCGCTCACCATGCTCGACATCTTCATGACGCCGAAGGTGGTGTCGGACGCGTGGGACTATTTCAACAACGTCCAGACGAAGGACGTGAAGTACCAGCCCTTCATCCGGCCGTTCGATCAGCCGCCCACCTATCTCAACGCCGACATCATGGCGCGCTTCCGGGAACAGCAGAGGAAGTTCTACTACGATCCGACCAAGTTCAAAACGTATCTCGAACAGCTCGGCATCGAGTATCCCACCGTGCGCCCGCAGGAAACCAAGCCGCGCGGCGACAACTGAGCGGGATCGTCATGCGTCTTTCTACGCGCTTCTCCATGCGCCTCTCCTCGTTACTGACATTCGCGGCGGCGTCCACGCTGGCCGCGATCGCCTCTGCGCGGCCACTCGCCGCGCAGGCCGCGCCGTTCGATCCCGCGCTGGCGGCGGAGATCGATCGGCGCACGGCGGCCATCGCCGACAAGATCACGGCCTGGCGTCATGACATCCATCAGCACCCCGAGCTCGGATATCAGGAAAAGCGCACCGCCGCACTCGTGGCGGCGCATCTGCGCGCGCTCGGTCTCGAAGTACAGGAGAATGTCGGCGGCATTCCCGGGGTGATCGGTACCCTCAAGGGCGCAAAGCCCGGCCCGACGGTGGCTTTGCGTGCCGACATGGATGCACTGCCGGTGGCGGAGCTGGTGGATGTGCCGTTCAAGAGCACCGTGCGCACGGTGTACAACGGCGTGGAAACCGGCGTGATGCACGCCTGTGGTCATGACATGCACACGGCGATGCTGATGGGCACCGCCGAAGTGCTTGCCGGCATGAAGAGCCGCATTCCGGGCACGGTGAAGTTCCTCTTCCAGCCGGCCGAGGAAGTGCCGCCTCTCGGAGGCGCCCAGCCCATGATCGATGCCGGCGCGATGAACGGCGTGGACGGGGTGTTCGGTCTGCACGTGGGCCCCGGCCCGAGTGGCACGCTCTCGTATCGCGCGGGCTCCATCACGGCCGCCGCCGACAGCTGGAAGATCATCGTGAAGGGCAAGCAGGCGCATGGGGCGATGCCCGCCAATTCGGTGGATCCGATCGTGACCAGCGCCGAGATCGTCTCGGCGTTGCAGACCATCGTCTCGCGTTCCCTCGATCTCACGGCCGGGCCGGCCGTAGTGACCATCGGCGCCATTCACGGCGGGCTGCGCGAGAACATCATTCCCGATTCGGTGTGGATGATCGGCACCATCCGCACCTTCGACCCGAAGTCGCGTCAGGTGATCGGTGAGCGCATGAAGACGATCGCCACCAAGATCGCCGAGGCGCATGGCGCCACGGCGGACGTGCACGTCGAGCTGGGGTACAGCAGCACGCTCAACAACGCGGCGATGGTCAGCCGGTTCTCGCCCGCCCTCAAGCGGGTGGCGGGCAGCAAGGGCGCCTTCGAATCGAAGAGCCCGAGCATGGCCGGCGAGGACTTTTCGCGATTCGCCGACAAGGCACCGGGCTTCTTCTTCAATCTCGCCGTGACCCCGCCGAACGTGGATCTGTTCAACGTAGCCGGCAACCACTCGCCGCTGTTTCAGGGCGATGACGCCGCGCTGCCCGTGGGCACACGCGCGATGGCCAACGTCGCGCTCGAATTTCTCGTCAGCGGCGGGATTCCGAAGACACCCTGAGCGTCATCCCCGCGCCGCGATGGTCTTGATGGCCGACGCCAGCTTATCGGCGTCGGCCGGTGTGTTGTAGAGGGTGGGTGTCACGCGCACGCAGTCGCCTTTGGCGATGCCGTTGCGCTGGAAGGTGAACAGCCCGAACTCCTCCAGCAACGTGCGCGCGATGGCGGCGTTGGCCTGGGACGTGCCCCGTCCATGCAGACGGAACGAGGTGATGGCGCCCGCCAGATCGGCATCGTCGGGCGTGAGCACATCCACACCCGGCACATCGCGCACCGCCTTCACCCAGCGATCACGCAGGAAGCGCAGACGCGCACCCTTCTGCGGAATGCCGATGGATTGCTGAAAATCGATGGCATCGGGAATGGTCATCATCGTGGCGAAATTCACCGTGCCGGTGTGCAGACGGCT encodes:
- a CDS encoding peptidase dimerization domain-containing protein, whose product is MMLNALALASVPLISAPAGAQQAGSTASPPAATVASADPRLEKLKAEALQMVEARSKQVQEIVDMLFSFQELGFQEFETQKYLTTLLQKEGFTVEKGVAGIPSSWTAKWSYGTGKPEISLGSDVDGIPQASSKPGVGYKDPMIQGGPGHGEGHNSGQAVNIVASIVVKQLMQRDKINGTILLWPGVAEEQMAGKAFLVRAGLFKNTDVTLFTHVGNDLGVSWGASGSSALISAEFKFRGESAHAAGAPWRGRSALDAVMLMAQGWEFRREHLRLQQRSHYVIRDGGDQPNVVPSTASIWFYFREQDYPRTMELFEIGKRIAAGAAMMTDTKLDTVNILGSGWSAHFSKPIAEAMHQNVVRVGMPKWDDKDQTLAKGLQRELGSPDFGLSEQVNTQLRGAPTPVNWTGGGSDDIGDVAWNMPTITLRYPSNIPGLPGHNWANAISMATPIAHKGALAGAKVQALTMLDIFMTPKVVSDAWDYFNNVQTKDVKYQPFIRPFDQPPTYLNADIMARFREQQRKFYYDPTKFKTYLEQLGIEYPTVRPQETKPRGDN
- a CDS encoding HEAT repeat domain-containing protein, whose product is MYAAAFALLLSQLRDKAPMSDVLASVQRLCALARVGSVTLRADAAGEEVPSAVGNALVLLREVFGAHDLEAIDIAATVTDAEFIKLAGILTGPSSSVRGGILETADALSIWNARLHVRGLSPRPTPPGMHVVEPAAWPTPTAPDVPHAAPRPDAHPDTRADIRQPPPAASVHVPASPASDEPDVSTALVHAVAAAVARDDAAEVCRLLERIEDPRRYAEAATRDALVLAVEQLVDVPADRDRVQVLLRRAGVAGARAIFTQLMGSTEMAERRLLYDAAAAHPAIAEVARAHCHHAMWYVVRNAAGLLGESRSPAMIPDLSKLLRHEDARVRAAAVVALGRIGGPVATASLESVLTDPSSDVRNRALAIVFASPESDPLADRMLLALEEESTLEFQLEMIHSLAHVPTPRARGRLEAFVTMEAKTADDYQIRLAAMAALAAGHRPAADPVLRGLLDDPTSTIAERAAALLG
- a CDS encoding amidohydrolase, which produces MRLSTRFSMRLSSLLTFAAASTLAAIASARPLAAQAAPFDPALAAEIDRRTAAIADKITAWRHDIHQHPELGYQEKRTAALVAAHLRALGLEVQENVGGIPGVIGTLKGAKPGPTVALRADMDALPVAELVDVPFKSTVRTVYNGVETGVMHACGHDMHTAMLMGTAEVLAGMKSRIPGTVKFLFQPAEEVPPLGGAQPMIDAGAMNGVDGVFGLHVGPGPSGTLSYRAGSITAAADSWKIIVKGKQAHGAMPANSVDPIVTSAEIVSALQTIVSRSLDLTAGPAVVTIGAIHGGLRENIIPDSVWMIGTIRTFDPKSRQVIGERMKTIATKIAEAHGATADVHVELGYSSTLNNAAMVSRFSPALKRVAGSKGAFESKSPSMAGEDFSRFADKAPGFFFNLAVTPPNVDLFNVAGNHSPLFQGDDAALPVGTRAMANVALEFLVSGGIPKTP